A window of Mycolicibacterium fluoranthenivorans contains these coding sequences:
- the sufC gene encoding Fe-S cluster assembly ATPase SufC, producing the protein MTTLEIKDLHVSVVSKEDGTDIPILKGVDLTVSSGETHAVMGPNGSGKSTLSYAIAGHPKYTVTSGSITLDGQDVLEMSIDERARAGLFLAMQYPVEVPGVSMSNFLRTAATAVRGEAPKLRHWVKEVKAAMTDLDIDPAFGERSVNEGFSGGEKKRHEILQLGLLKPKIAILDETDSGLDVDALRIVSEGVNRYKETEHGGVLLITHYTRILRYIQPQFVHVFFDGRIVTSGGPELADELEENGYERFTAASDQAHAGA; encoded by the coding sequence ATGACCACACTGGAAATCAAGGACCTGCACGTCAGCGTCGTCTCCAAGGAGGACGGGACGGACATCCCGATCCTCAAGGGTGTCGACCTCACCGTGAGTTCTGGCGAGACACATGCGGTGATGGGCCCCAACGGATCCGGCAAGTCGACGCTGTCCTACGCCATCGCCGGCCACCCCAAGTACACCGTCACGTCGGGGTCGATCACCCTCGACGGCCAGGATGTGCTGGAGATGTCCATCGACGAGCGTGCGCGGGCCGGACTGTTCCTGGCCATGCAGTACCCGGTCGAGGTGCCCGGCGTGTCGATGTCGAACTTCCTGCGCACCGCGGCCACCGCCGTGCGCGGTGAGGCGCCCAAGCTGCGGCACTGGGTCAAAGAGGTCAAGGCCGCGATGACCGACCTCGACATCGATCCCGCGTTCGGCGAGCGCAGCGTCAACGAAGGTTTCTCCGGCGGCGAGAAGAAGCGCCACGAGATCCTGCAGCTCGGCCTGCTCAAGCCCAAGATCGCCATCCTCGACGAAACCGATTCCGGCCTGGACGTCGACGCGCTGCGCATCGTCAGCGAGGGCGTGAACCGCTACAAGGAGACCGAGCACGGCGGCGTGCTGCTGATCACGCACTACACCCGCATCCTGCGCTATATCCAGCCGCAGTTCGTGCACGTGTTCTTCGACGGGCGCATCGTCACCTCGGGCGGTCCGGAACTGGCCGATGAGCTCGAAGAGAACGGTTACGAGCGCTTCACTGCGGCCTCCGATCAGGCACACGCCGGAGCTTAG
- a CDS encoding cysteine desulfurase, with product MTASVDLDVTRIRSDFPILSRVMRGGNQLAYLDSGATSQKPLQVLDAEREFLTTSNGAVHRGAHQLMEESTDAYEQGRADIAAFVGADDDELVFTKNATESINLVSYALGDRRFENAVGPGDVIVTTELEHHANLIPWQELAQRTGATLRWYGVTDDGRIDLDSLELDERVKVVAFSHHSNVTGAVAPVAELVSRARAVGALTVLDACQSVPHQPVDFHALGVDYAAFSGHKMLGPTGIGVLYGRRELLGAMPPFLTGGSMIETVTMAATTYAPAPQRFEAGTPMTSQVVGLAAAARYLGVLGMPAVAAHENELVAAALEGLATIAGVRIIGPGTLEHRGSPVSFVVDGVHAHDVGQVLDDEGVAVRVGHHCAWPLHRRFGIAATARASFAVYNTHDEVDRLVAGVKRAVEFFS from the coding sequence ATGACCGCGTCAGTCGATCTGGATGTGACCAGGATCAGATCTGACTTTCCGATCCTGAGCCGGGTGATGCGCGGCGGAAACCAGTTGGCCTATCTGGATTCCGGCGCCACCTCGCAGAAACCGTTGCAGGTGCTCGACGCCGAACGGGAGTTCCTGACCACCTCCAACGGTGCGGTGCATCGCGGTGCGCATCAGCTGATGGAGGAGTCGACCGACGCCTACGAGCAGGGCCGCGCCGATATCGCGGCGTTCGTCGGCGCCGACGACGACGAGCTGGTGTTCACCAAGAACGCCACCGAGTCGATCAACCTGGTGTCCTACGCGCTGGGTGACCGCCGGTTCGAGAACGCGGTCGGTCCGGGCGATGTCATCGTCACCACCGAGCTGGAACACCACGCCAACCTGATCCCGTGGCAGGAGCTGGCCCAGCGCACCGGGGCAACGCTGCGCTGGTACGGGGTCACCGATGACGGACGTATCGACCTGGACTCGCTGGAACTCGACGAGCGCGTGAAAGTGGTGGCCTTCAGCCATCATTCGAACGTGACGGGCGCGGTGGCCCCGGTTGCCGAGCTGGTCTCGCGGGCCAGGGCCGTCGGTGCGCTGACCGTGCTGGACGCCTGCCAGTCCGTGCCGCACCAGCCGGTGGACTTCCACGCGCTGGGTGTCGACTACGCGGCGTTCTCCGGGCACAAGATGCTGGGCCCCACCGGTATCGGTGTGCTCTACGGCCGACGCGAGCTGCTCGGCGCCATGCCCCCGTTTCTCACCGGCGGTTCCATGATCGAGACCGTCACGATGGCGGCCACCACCTACGCCCCGGCCCCGCAGCGGTTCGAAGCCGGCACGCCGATGACCTCGCAGGTCGTCGGATTGGCCGCCGCCGCACGGTATCTCGGTGTGCTGGGGATGCCCGCGGTGGCCGCACACGAGAACGAACTGGTCGCCGCGGCGCTCGAGGGTCTGGCCACCATCGCGGGGGTGCGCATCATCGGGCCGGGCACCCTGGAACACCGGGGTTCACCGGTGAGCTTTGTCGTCGACGGTGTGCATGCCCACGATGTCGGGCAGGTGCTCGACGACGAGGGTGTGGCCGTCCGCGTCGGGCATCACTGCGCCTGGCCGCTGCACCGGCGGTTCGGCATCGCCGCCACCGCGCGGGCCTCCTTCGCGGTGTACAACACCCACGACGAGGTCGATCGGCTGGTGGCGGGCGTCAAACGGGCGGTGGAATTCTTTTCATGA
- the sufU gene encoding Fe-S cluster assembly sulfur transfer protein SufU has product MRMEQMYQEVILDHYKHPHHRGLREPFGAQVHHVNPTCGDEVTLRVALSPDGETVEDISYDGQGCSISQAATSVLTDQVIGQTVGDALKTVAAFTEMISSRGNIEGDEDVLGDGIAFAGVSKYPARVKCALLGWMAFKAALAEARPGVEALAFDEVEDKR; this is encoded by the coding sequence ATGAGAATGGAACAGATGTACCAGGAAGTCATCCTGGACCACTACAAGCACCCGCACCATCGTGGGCTGCGTGAGCCGTTCGGCGCGCAGGTCCACCACGTCAACCCGACGTGCGGTGACGAGGTGACCCTGCGGGTGGCGCTGTCGCCGGACGGCGAGACCGTCGAGGACATCTCCTACGACGGCCAGGGCTGCTCGATCAGCCAGGCCGCGACGTCGGTGCTCACCGACCAGGTGATCGGCCAGACCGTCGGCGACGCCCTCAAGACGGTCGCCGCGTTCACCGAGATGATCTCGTCCCGCGGCAATATCGAGGGCGACGAGGATGTGCTCGGCGACGGCATCGCGTTCGCGGGCGTCTCCAAGTACCCGGCCCGGGTGAAATGCGCCCTGCTGGGCTGGATGGCGTTCAAGGCGGCGCTGGCGGAGGCCAGGCCAGGGGTTGAAGCTCTGGCATTCGACGAGGTGGAGGACAAACGATGA
- a CDS encoding metal-sulfur cluster assembly factor: MSEAQSEELLLADVEEAMRDVVDPELGINVVDLGLVYGLNLEEGETGKVALIDMTLTSAACPLTDVIEDQTRTALVGAGLVNEIKLNWVWNPPWGPDKITDDGREQLRALGFTV; encoded by the coding sequence ATGAGTGAAGCCCAGAGCGAAGAGCTGTTGCTGGCCGACGTCGAGGAGGCCATGCGCGATGTGGTCGACCCCGAGCTGGGTATCAACGTCGTGGACCTCGGCCTGGTCTACGGGCTGAACCTGGAAGAGGGGGAGACCGGCAAGGTCGCGCTCATCGACATGACGCTGACCTCGGCGGCCTGTCCGCTCACCGACGTGATCGAGGATCAGACCCGCACCGCACTGGTCGGTGCCGGACTGGTCAACGAGATCAAGCTGAACTGGGTGTGGAACCCGCCGTGGGGCCCGGACAAGATCACCGACGACGGCCGTGAACAACTGCGGGCGCTCGGCTTCACCGTCTGA
- a CDS encoding acyltransferase family protein, with translation MVVEPKDFARSVAAPARDTAAPRLSPQIGTTVPRGFRPDIEGLRAVAVLAVVLFHAGIPGFRGGFVGVDVFFVISGFLISGMLWREVGTSGKVSLRRFWGARARRLLPASALVGVVTIAASAFILSPLQVKTVAVDAITSALYVSNYWFIFSGVNYFGKDSLTTPTPFQHYWSLGVEEQFYLVWPVLIIATAWFIRRVRRRGGRDASTPAPGPYVTVLALVAVVSFALSLVLTYIMPPAAYLSLPTRAWQLATGGLVALTVVHWQRLGRVPATVIGWAGLGTLLLACVWVKGSSDYPGVLALLPTLGTALVIGAGCANAEGGCGRLLGLAPMRSIGRISYSWYLWHWPVLVLIPALLGHPVGLVMRLAAMAFSAVLAVLTWKFVENPLRFSARFRGSPRHSLVLGAAVTAAAVAAGAITLVGTPAPVGPGPAARPLVIGAEPTPPGLPLQEYDTAVREVFAQVNAQVTASVGMTAVPSNLSPPLTGTAAEVKSILANGCLRSLPFDGSQPECLSGNRSSETTIALIGDSHAAMWNPAFRRAVDDRNWRMLLMAKASCPIVDLPLTDHLNEMSEGLQRCAQWRAGIMARMRADPPQLVVVSAVRSYGAHGTAVWGKPGFDPFNPAWIDGLGDLVHELRSYGSKVLVLGPEPKLASVATNCLSAHLEDARACEVPWRATNNAGIEAESSMVRGNGGDYANTVDLFCSGDRCPPVVGNTMVFYDASHLTKEYSQALGPAVGALIDRSLAHD, from the coding sequence GTGGTCGTCGAACCGAAGGACTTCGCCCGGTCGGTGGCCGCACCTGCTCGGGACACGGCAGCGCCACGCCTGTCCCCGCAGATCGGTACCACGGTGCCGCGTGGTTTCCGTCCCGATATCGAGGGACTGCGCGCCGTTGCCGTGCTGGCCGTCGTCCTGTTCCACGCGGGCATACCCGGATTCCGGGGCGGCTTCGTCGGGGTCGACGTCTTCTTCGTCATCTCGGGATTCCTGATCTCCGGGATGCTGTGGCGCGAGGTCGGCACGTCGGGCAAGGTCAGCCTGCGCCGGTTCTGGGGCGCCCGCGCTCGCCGACTACTGCCGGCCTCCGCCCTGGTGGGCGTCGTCACCATCGCCGCGTCGGCGTTCATCCTGTCGCCCCTGCAGGTGAAGACCGTCGCCGTCGATGCCATCACCAGCGCGCTCTATGTCAGCAACTACTGGTTCATCTTCTCGGGGGTCAACTACTTCGGCAAAGACAGTCTGACCACCCCGACACCGTTTCAGCACTACTGGTCGCTGGGCGTGGAGGAGCAGTTCTACCTGGTCTGGCCGGTACTGATCATCGCGACGGCCTGGTTCATCCGACGGGTACGACGACGCGGTGGCCGCGACGCGTCCACACCCGCACCGGGCCCGTACGTCACGGTGCTCGCCCTGGTCGCGGTGGTGTCATTCGCGCTGTCGCTGGTGCTGACCTACATCATGCCGCCGGCCGCCTATCTGTCCCTGCCCACCCGCGCCTGGCAATTGGCCACCGGCGGACTGGTGGCGCTGACCGTGGTGCACTGGCAGCGGCTCGGGCGCGTGCCGGCCACGGTGATCGGCTGGGCCGGACTGGGGACACTGCTGTTAGCCTGCGTCTGGGTGAAAGGCTCCTCCGACTACCCCGGCGTGCTGGCGCTCCTTCCCACCCTGGGCACGGCCCTGGTCATCGGCGCCGGGTGCGCGAATGCCGAGGGGGGCTGTGGACGCCTGCTGGGGCTGGCGCCGATGCGATCGATCGGCCGCATCTCGTATTCGTGGTATCTGTGGCACTGGCCGGTGCTGGTGCTGATCCCGGCGCTGCTCGGGCACCCGGTGGGTCTGGTCATGAGACTGGCCGCGATGGCCTTCTCGGCGGTCCTGGCCGTGCTGACATGGAAGTTCGTCGAGAATCCGCTGCGATTCTCCGCGCGCTTCCGCGGCTCTCCGCGTCACAGCCTCGTCCTGGGCGCCGCGGTCACCGCCGCCGCGGTGGCTGCGGGCGCGATCACCTTGGTGGGGACACCCGCGCCGGTCGGTCCCGGACCGGCCGCGCGGCCGCTGGTCATCGGTGCGGAGCCGACGCCACCCGGCCTGCCGTTGCAGGAGTACGACACCGCGGTGCGCGAGGTGTTCGCCCAGGTGAACGCGCAGGTCACCGCCTCGGTGGGGATGACCGCCGTGCCGTCGAATTTGAGTCCCCCGCTCACCGGCACGGCCGCCGAGGTCAAGTCGATCCTTGCCAACGGGTGCCTGCGCTCGTTGCCGTTCGACGGCAGCCAGCCCGAGTGCCTCAGTGGAAACCGGTCGTCGGAGACGACGATCGCCTTGATCGGCGACTCCCACGCCGCGATGTGGAACCCGGCATTCCGGCGAGCGGTCGATGACCGGAACTGGCGGATGCTGCTGATGGCGAAGGCCTCGTGCCCGATTGTCGACCTCCCGCTGACCGACCACCTCAACGAGATGTCGGAGGGACTGCAACGCTGTGCGCAGTGGCGGGCCGGAATCATGGCCCGGATGCGCGCCGACCCTCCGCAACTGGTGGTCGTGTCCGCGGTGCGAAGCTACGGCGCGCACGGCACCGCGGTCTGGGGTAAACCCGGATTCGACCCGTTCAACCCGGCCTGGATCGACGGATTGGGCGACCTGGTGCACGAGCTCCGCAGTTACGGCTCGAAGGTGCTGGTCCTGGGGCCGGAGCCGAAGCTCGCGTCGGTGGCAACCAACTGCCTGTCGGCGCACCTGGAGGACGCGAGGGCATGCGAGGTCCCGTGGCGTGCCACCAACAACGCCGGTATCGAGGCCGAATCCTCGATGGTCCGCGGCAACGGGGGAGACTACGCGAACACCGTCGACTTGTTCTGCTCCGGTGACCGCTGCCCTCCGGTGGTCGGCAACACCATGGTGTTCTACGACGCGAGTCATCTGACGAAGGAGTACTCCCAGGCCTTGGGGCCGGCCGTCGGTGCCTTGATCGACCGGTCGCTGGCCCACGACTGA
- a CDS encoding 12-oxophytodienoate reductase codes for MADLFSPLRIQNLTLRNRFAMAPMTRRASPGGVPGADVADYYARRAAGGVGLIITEGVRIPHPTAGYPSSIPTLDGADSLAGWQAVTGAVRAQGAAIAAQLWHQGAEREDSDGVVPVSPSGLNSVGQARGVALDDDGLDAIRQAYAAAARSARAVGFDAVELHGAHGYLLDEFLWDKTNIRTDAYGADRTRFPAEVIAAVRDAVGPDFPIILRFSQWKANAYRASLADSPAELERILTPLVDAGVDVLHPSTRRHYLPAFEGESPTLAGWTRKLTGLPVIGVGSVGLATEFTPGSTSRARIEPAPVDRLRELFDAGEFDVIAIGRALLADPGWVNRLRDNTLGEFAGYDAESALARLH; via the coding sequence ATGGCCGACCTCTTCAGTCCGCTGCGCATCCAGAACCTGACGTTGCGCAACCGTTTCGCCATGGCGCCGATGACCCGCCGGGCCTCGCCCGGCGGCGTCCCCGGCGCCGATGTGGCCGACTACTACGCACGTCGGGCGGCCGGCGGGGTGGGGCTGATCATCACCGAGGGTGTGCGCATTCCGCACCCGACGGCGGGCTACCCGTCGAGCATCCCCACCCTCGACGGCGCGGACAGCCTGGCCGGCTGGCAGGCGGTCACCGGCGCCGTGCGTGCGCAGGGCGCGGCGATCGCCGCCCAGCTGTGGCACCAGGGCGCCGAGCGCGAGGACAGCGACGGTGTCGTCCCGGTCAGCCCGTCCGGCCTCAACAGCGTGGGGCAGGCCAGGGGTGTCGCGCTGGACGACGACGGGCTCGACGCCATCCGGCAGGCCTACGCCGCCGCCGCACGCAGCGCACGCGCGGTGGGCTTCGACGCGGTGGAACTGCACGGTGCGCACGGCTACCTGCTCGACGAATTCCTCTGGGACAAGACGAATATCCGCACGGACGCCTACGGAGCGGACCGCACCCGGTTCCCGGCCGAGGTGATCGCCGCGGTGCGGGACGCCGTCGGTCCGGACTTCCCGATCATCCTGCGGTTCTCGCAGTGGAAGGCCAACGCCTACCGCGCCAGCCTGGCCGACAGCCCTGCCGAGCTGGAGCGGATCCTGACCCCACTGGTCGACGCCGGCGTCGACGTCCTGCATCCGTCCACCCGCCGGCACTACCTTCCGGCGTTCGAAGGCGAGTCACCGACCCTGGCCGGCTGGACCAGGAAACTCACCGGCCTGCCCGTGATCGGCGTCGGATCCGTCGGGCTGGCCACCGAATTCACCCCCGGATCGACGAGCAGGGCCCGCATCGAACCGGCCCCGGTGGACCGCCTGCGCGAACTGTTCGACGCCGGCGAGTTCGACGTGATCGCCATCGGGCGCGCCCTGCTGGCCGATCCCGGGTGGGTGAACCGGTTGCGTGACAACACCCTTGGCGAATTCGCCGGATACGACGCCGAGAGCGCACTGGCCCGGTTGCACTAG
- the trxA gene encoding thioredoxin: protein MGTRDITAAEFKGILDDNEIVIVDFWASWCGPCRAFAPTYGASADKHPDVVHAKVDTEAEPELAQAAEIQAIPTLMAFKKGHQVFRQSGALGPAQLDELITKIKEFDIDEAISRQA from the coding sequence GTGGGTACACGAGACATCACCGCAGCCGAATTCAAGGGCATCCTCGACGACAACGAGATCGTCATCGTCGACTTCTGGGCGTCGTGGTGTGGTCCGTGCCGCGCCTTCGCTCCGACGTACGGCGCCTCCGCCGACAAACATCCCGATGTGGTGCACGCCAAGGTCGACACCGAAGCCGAGCCCGAACTGGCCCAGGCCGCCGAGATCCAGGCGATCCCGACGCTGATGGCGTTCAAGAAGGGCCACCAGGTGTTCCGGCAGTCCGGTGCGCTGGGCCCGGCCCAACTCGACGAGTTGATCACCAAGATCAAGGAGTTCGACATCGACGAGGCGATCAGCCGCCAGGCGTGA
- a CDS encoding enoyl-CoA hydratase has product MTEPTDFVLVDRPQPGVAVVTLNRPERMNSMAFDLMVPLRAVLEELHHDNDVRVVVLTGAGRGFSSGADHKSAGSVPHVQGLTRPTFALRSMEVLDEVILALRRLHQPVIAAVNGAAIGGGLCLALACDIRVAASGAYFRAAGINNGLTASELGLSYLLPRAIGASRAFEIMLTGRDVDAAEAERIGLVSQVVAEDELLAYCYGIAQRIAAFSRPGTELTKRTLWSGLDAGSLEGHMQAEGLGQLYVRLLTANFEEAVTARAEKRPAAFTDDK; this is encoded by the coding sequence GTGACCGAGCCCACCGATTTCGTCCTCGTCGACCGACCGCAGCCCGGGGTGGCCGTGGTCACCCTGAACCGGCCCGAGCGGATGAACTCGATGGCCTTCGACCTGATGGTGCCGCTGCGCGCCGTCCTGGAGGAACTCCACCACGACAACGATGTCCGGGTGGTGGTGCTCACCGGCGCCGGACGAGGCTTCTCCTCCGGTGCGGACCACAAATCGGCCGGCTCGGTGCCGCATGTGCAGGGTCTGACCCGGCCGACGTTCGCGCTGCGGTCCATGGAGGTCCTCGACGAGGTCATCCTGGCGCTGCGGCGGCTGCACCAGCCGGTGATCGCCGCCGTCAACGGCGCCGCGATCGGCGGAGGCCTGTGCCTGGCCCTGGCCTGCGATATCCGGGTCGCCGCGTCCGGGGCCTACTTCCGGGCCGCCGGGATCAACAACGGACTGACCGCCAGCGAGCTCGGGTTGTCCTACCTGTTACCGCGGGCCATCGGTGCGTCGCGCGCCTTCGAGATCATGCTCACCGGGCGTGACGTCGACGCCGCCGAGGCCGAGCGGATCGGCCTGGTCTCGCAAGTGGTGGCCGAGGACGAGTTGCTGGCATACTGCTACGGCATCGCCCAGCGCATCGCGGCGTTTTCCCGGCCCGGAACCGAGTTGACCAAGCGAACGCTGTGGAGTGGACTGGACGCCGGCAGCCTCGAGGGGCATATGCAGGCCGAAGGGCTGGGCCAACTCTACGTGCGCCTGCTCACCGCCAACTTCGAGGAAGCGGTCACTGCGCGCGCCGAAAAGCGGCCGGCCGCGTTCACCGACGACAAGTAA
- a CDS encoding ABC-F family ATP-binding cassette domain-containing protein, with the protein MITATDLEVRAGARTLLSIEGAALRIQPGDRIGLVGRNGAGKTTTMRILAGEGEPYAGKIESTGEIGYLPQDPREGDLDVLARDRVLSARGLDALLSDLEKQQTLMAEVADDDARDKAVRRYGQLEERFAALGGYAAESEAGRICASLGLPDRVLTQPLRTLSGGQRRRVELARILFAASDTGSGSATTLLLDEPTNHLDADSIGWLRTFLQNHTGGLVVISHDVDLLADVVNRVWFLDAVRGEADVYNMGWQKYLDARSTDEQRRRRERANAEKKAGALRAQAAKMGAKATKAVAAQNMLRRAERMIAELDAERVADKVARIKFPTPAPCGKTPLVAKGLTKTYGSLEIFTGVDLAIDRGSRVVVLGLNGAGKTTLLRLLAGTESADAGALEPGHGLKIGYFAQEHDTLDNEATVWENIRHAAPDTGDQDLRGLLGAFMFTGPQLEQPAGTLSGGEKTRLALAGLVASTANVLLLDEPTNNLDPASREQVLDALRSYQGAVVLVTHDPGAAEALDPQRVVLLPDGTEDFWSAEYRDLIELA; encoded by the coding sequence GTGATCACCGCAACGGACCTGGAGGTCCGCGCCGGGGCGCGCACACTGCTGTCCATCGAGGGCGCCGCCCTGCGCATCCAACCCGGCGACCGGATCGGTCTGGTCGGGCGCAACGGTGCGGGCAAGACCACCACCATGCGCATCCTGGCCGGCGAGGGCGAGCCGTACGCGGGCAAGATCGAATCCACCGGTGAGATCGGCTACCTCCCGCAGGATCCGCGGGAGGGCGATCTGGACGTGCTGGCCCGCGACCGGGTGCTCTCGGCCCGCGGCCTGGACGCCCTGCTGTCGGATCTGGAGAAGCAACAGACGTTGATGGCCGAGGTGGCCGATGACGACGCCCGCGACAAGGCGGTGCGCCGCTACGGTCAGCTCGAGGAGCGCTTCGCCGCGCTCGGCGGATACGCCGCCGAGAGTGAGGCCGGCCGCATCTGCGCCAGTCTCGGGCTGCCCGACCGGGTGCTGACCCAACCGTTGCGCACGCTCTCCGGTGGTCAGCGCCGCCGGGTGGAGCTGGCCCGCATCCTGTTCGCCGCTTCCGATACCGGTTCGGGTTCGGCGACCACGCTGCTGCTCGACGAGCCCACCAACCACCTCGACGCCGACTCGATCGGCTGGTTGCGCACCTTCCTGCAGAACCACACCGGCGGCCTGGTGGTGATCAGCCACGATGTGGACCTGCTCGCCGATGTGGTGAACCGGGTGTGGTTCCTGGACGCCGTACGCGGTGAGGCCGATGTCTACAACATGGGCTGGCAGAAGTATCTTGATGCCCGCTCGACCGATGAGCAACGTCGCCGCCGCGAACGCGCCAATGCCGAGAAGAAGGCCGGCGCCTTGCGAGCCCAGGCCGCGAAGATGGGCGCCAAGGCCACCAAAGCCGTTGCCGCGCAGAATATGTTGCGCCGCGCCGAGCGGATGATCGCCGAGCTCGATGCCGAGCGGGTGGCCGACAAGGTGGCCCGCATCAAGTTCCCCACACCCGCGCCGTGCGGTAAGACACCGCTGGTAGCCAAGGGGTTGACCAAGACCTACGGTTCGCTGGAGATCTTCACCGGTGTCGACCTGGCCATCGATCGTGGTTCCCGGGTCGTGGTGCTGGGCCTCAACGGCGCCGGGAAGACGACGCTGTTGCGTTTGCTGGCGGGCACGGAGTCCGCCGACGCCGGCGCCCTGGAACCGGGGCACGGTCTCAAGATCGGCTACTTCGCCCAGGAGCACGACACCCTGGACAACGAGGCGACGGTCTGGGAGAACATCCGGCATGCCGCCCCGGACACCGGGGACCAGGATCTGCGAGGTCTGTTGGGCGCCTTCATGTTCACCGGGCCGCAGCTCGAGCAACCGGCGGGCACGTTGTCCGGTGGCGAGAAGACCCGGCTGGCACTGGCCGGGCTGGTCGCCTCCACCGCCAATGTGCTGCTGCTCGACGAGCCCACCAACAACCTCGATCCCGCCTCCCGTGAGCAGGTGCTCGACGCGCTGCGCAGCTACCAGGGCGCGGTGGTGCTGGTGACCCACGACCCGGGTGCCGCCGAGGCACTGGATCCCCAGCGGGTGGTGCTGCTGCCCGACGGTACCGAGGACTTCTGGTCCGCCGAGTACCGAGACCTCATCGAACTCGCCTGA
- a CDS encoding helix-turn-helix domain-containing protein: protein MNDSNKSRDQVLDDLRTAYERGASIRSLVAITGRSYGSVHSMLRESGTTMRSRGGPNHRRAMS, encoded by the coding sequence ATGAACGACAGCAATAAGTCCCGAGACCAGGTGCTCGACGACCTGCGCACGGCCTACGAGCGGGGTGCGAGTATCCGCTCACTGGTGGCGATCACCGGCCGCTCGTACGGGTCTGTGCACAGCATGTTGCGGGAGTCCGGCACCACCATGCGCAGTCGTGGCGGGCCGAACCACCGGCGCGCCATGAGCTGA
- a CDS encoding TetR/AcrR family transcriptional regulator — MPRVTDDHLTARRRQILDGARRCFAEYGYEKATVRRLEHTIGLSRGAIFHHFRDKDTLFFELAREDAERMAEVASREGLIQVMRELIAAPDQFDWLATRLEIARKLRNDPAFHAGWAERSAELSAATSERLRRQKKAGRLRDDVPGSVLQNYLDLVLDGLVARLASGDTTENLSAVLDLVEESVRQRG; from the coding sequence ATGCCGCGGGTCACCGACGACCATCTGACGGCACGCCGGCGCCAGATACTCGACGGTGCCCGCAGGTGCTTCGCGGAATACGGGTACGAGAAGGCGACCGTGCGGCGGCTCGAACACACCATCGGGCTGTCGCGCGGCGCCATCTTCCACCACTTCCGCGACAAGGACACCTTGTTCTTCGAGCTGGCCCGCGAGGACGCCGAGCGGATGGCCGAGGTGGCCTCCCGTGAGGGCCTCATCCAGGTGATGCGTGAGTTGATCGCCGCGCCGGATCAGTTCGATTGGCTGGCCACCCGGTTGGAGATCGCCCGCAAGTTGCGCAACGACCCGGCGTTCCATGCCGGCTGGGCGGAACGGTCGGCGGAGTTGTCCGCCGCGACCTCGGAGCGGTTGCGGCGGCAGAAGAAGGCGGGCCGGCTGCGCGATGACGTGCCGGGTTCGGTGCTGCAGAACTACCTGGATCTGGTGCTCGACGGGCTGGTGGCCCGGCTGGCATCCGGTGACACCACCGAAAACCTCAGCGCGGTACTGGACCTCGTCGAGGAGTCGGTGCGCCAGCGCGGCTGA